One genomic segment of Polyodon spathula isolate WHYD16114869_AA chromosome 17, ASM1765450v1, whole genome shotgun sequence includes these proteins:
- the c17h11orf58 gene encoding small acidic protein isoform X1, producing the protein MSSTEDRQHGIKRPASPNELGSSSWEAADLGDNERKQKFLRLMGAGKKEHTGRIVIGDHKSTSHFRTGEENKRMNSELEDLYLQGLDSKLSGRDRRHCGLGFSEPDSPEQKPSMAEADPEKQDSPKDSKNKPESKEETSSKQEEPSQQHQADCPDSQHKDKKNSFKTAFVKSL; encoded by the exons ATGAGCTCAACTGAGGATCGACAGCACGGGATAAAAAGACCAGCGTCACCAAACGaa CTGGGATCCAGTAGCTGGGAGGCTGCAGATTTGGGTGATAACGAGCGGAAGCAGAAGTTTTTGAGACTTATGGGAGCAGGAAAG aaAGAGCACACGGGGCGTATTGTTATAGGAGACCACAAGTCAACGTCCCATTTCAGGACAG gGGAAGAGAATAAGAGGATGAATAGTGAACTTGAGGACTTGTatctgcaaggcttggacagcAAATTGTCTGGAAGAGATAGGCGACACTGTGGCTTGGGCTTCAGTGAG CCCGACTCGCCTGAACAGAAACCAAGCATGGCTGAAGCAGACCCAGAAAAACAGGATAGTCCAAAggattctaaaaataaaccagaATCAAAGGAAGAGACTTCTTCAAAACAAGAGGAGCCCAGTCAACAGCATCAAGCAGACTGTCCAGACAGCCAACACAAGGACAAGAAGAACAGCTTTAAAACTGCCTTTGTGAAGTCTTTGTAA
- the c17h11orf58 gene encoding small acidic protein isoform X2 codes for MLTMEWGRDEHDNMLQLGSSSWEAADLGDNERKQKFLRLMGAGKKEHTGRIVIGDHKSTSHFRTGEENKRMNSELEDLYLQGLDSKLSGRDRRHCGLGFSEPDSPEQKPSMAEADPEKQDSPKDSKNKPESKEETSSKQEEPSQQHQADCPDSQHKDKKNSFKTAFVKSL; via the exons atgttaacaatGGAGTGGGGAAGAGATGAACACGACAACATGTTACAG CTGGGATCCAGTAGCTGGGAGGCTGCAGATTTGGGTGATAACGAGCGGAAGCAGAAGTTTTTGAGACTTATGGGAGCAGGAAAG aaAGAGCACACGGGGCGTATTGTTATAGGAGACCACAAGTCAACGTCCCATTTCAGGACAG gGGAAGAGAATAAGAGGATGAATAGTGAACTTGAGGACTTGTatctgcaaggcttggacagcAAATTGTCTGGAAGAGATAGGCGACACTGTGGCTTGGGCTTCAGTGAG CCCGACTCGCCTGAACAGAAACCAAGCATGGCTGAAGCAGACCCAGAAAAACAGGATAGTCCAAAggattctaaaaataaaccagaATCAAAGGAAGAGACTTCTTCAAAACAAGAGGAGCCCAGTCAACAGCATCAAGCAGACTGTCCAGACAGCCAACACAAGGACAAGAAGAACAGCTTTAAAACTGCCTTTGTGAAGTCTTTGTAA